In one window of Bradyrhizobium sp. AZCC 1721 DNA:
- a CDS encoding DUF6152 family protein — MTSLTRRLFLSLAAGLVPASAIAHHGWGGYDTSKSFTVTGKILKSTFENPHCGIEMEVDGKHWHFVLAPPSRMQARGATRELIAPGKTCTVFGYPHSSKPDEARIEYIVLDGKRIELR, encoded by the coding sequence ATGACCTCACTCACGCGTCGTTTGTTTCTGTCGCTGGCGGCTGGCCTTGTGCCGGCTTCCGCCATCGCCCATCACGGCTGGGGCGGCTACGATACGTCGAAATCGTTCACCGTGACCGGCAAGATCCTGAAATCGACCTTCGAGAACCCGCATTGCGGGATCGAGATGGAGGTCGACGGCAAGCACTGGCACTTCGTCCTGGCGCCGCCGTCGCGCATGCAGGCGCGTGGGGCAACGCGCGAGCTGATCGCGCCCGGCAAGACCTGCACCGTGTTCGGCTATCCGCACAGCAGCAAGCCGGACGAGGCGCGGATCGAATATATCGTGCTCGACGGCAAGCGCATCGAGTTGCGGTAA